The Gemmatimonadaceae bacterium genome has a window encoding:
- the rplK gene encoding 50S ribosomal protein L11, which translates to MAKKVIGFVKLQIPAGRANPAPPVGTALGPQGINIMAFCKEFNSRTQNQDGIILPVEVTIFADKSFTFILKTPPAAVLLKKELGLEKGSGQPNRNKVGTVTRAQLRKIAEIKMPDLNCDSIESAMAMVAGAARSMGLEVSD; encoded by the coding sequence ATGGCCAAGAAAGTCATCGGGTTCGTGAAGCTGCAGATCCCGGCCGGCCGCGCAAACCCTGCGCCACCGGTCGGTACGGCGCTCGGCCCCCAGGGCATCAACATCATGGCGTTCTGCAAAGAGTTCAATTCGAGAACTCAGAACCAGGACGGCATCATCCTGCCGGTCGAAGTCACGATCTTTGCGGACAAGTCGTTCACCTTCATTCTCAAGACGCCGCCGGCGGCGGTGCTGCTGAAGAAGGAACTGGGCCTCGAGAAGGGTTCGGGCCAGCCCAACCGGAACAAGGTGGGCACGGTGACCCGCGCCCAGCTCCGCAAGATCGCCGAGATCAAGATGCCGGACCTCAACTGTGACTCGATCGAGTCCGCGATGGCGATGGTCGCCGGGGCGGCGCGCTCGATGGGTCTCGAGGTGTCCGACTGA
- the rplA gene encoding 50S ribosomal protein L1 — MQAHGKKYQTAAKRRDINTSYQARQALELVKTGAYAKFDETVEVAVRLGVDPRHADQVVRGTVVLPAGTGKAVRVLVIAVGDKAKEAQDAGADHVGAEFVQKIKDGWLDFDVLIATPDQMGQLGQLGRILGPRGLMPNPKAGTVTFNIGAAVRETKAGKIEFRVDKAGNVHAAIGKVSFGLDALEQNFSAFMDQIVRAKPTASKGVYVRNVAVSSTMGPGVTVDTTPYR, encoded by the coding sequence ATGCAGGCTCACGGCAAGAAGTACCAGACCGCGGCCAAGCGCCGCGACATCAATACGTCGTATCAGGCGCGTCAGGCGCTGGAGCTCGTGAAGACGGGCGCGTATGCCAAGTTCGATGAGACGGTGGAGGTCGCGGTGCGCCTCGGCGTCGATCCGCGGCACGCCGATCAGGTCGTGCGCGGCACCGTCGTGCTCCCGGCCGGCACCGGCAAGGCGGTGCGCGTGCTGGTGATCGCCGTCGGCGACAAGGCCAAGGAAGCGCAGGACGCGGGCGCCGATCACGTGGGGGCGGAGTTCGTCCAGAAGATCAAGGACGGCTGGCTCGATTTCGACGTGCTCATCGCCACGCCCGACCAGATGGGCCAGTTGGGCCAGCTGGGCCGCATCCTCGGCCCGCGCGGCCTGATGCCCAACCCCAAGGCGGGCACGGTCACGTTCAACATCGGGGCGGCGGTGCGCGAGACCAAGGCCGGCAAGATCGAGTTCCGCGTCGACAAGGCGGGCAACGTGCACGCCGCCATCGGCAAGGTGTCGTTCGGCCTCGACGCGCTGGAGCAGAACTTCTCGGCGTTCATGGATCAGATCGTGCGCGCCAAGCCCACCGCTTCCAAGGGCGTGTACGTCCGCAACGTCGCCGTGTCCAGCACGATGGGCCCGGGCGTGACCGTCGACACCACTCCCTACCGGTAA
- the rplJ gene encoding 50S ribosomal protein L10, with the protein MKRSDKEQLVAELRAKLEGATSLYYTDFTGLNVKRMTELRRRLRRAKVEYVVIKNSLALRAVNEAGLVSQPLRGPTGLVVGNDPLAAARVLTDFAKENDQRPIVKGGLMDGRALDSAQVKKLAAMPSREQMLAELGAGLQSPLAAFVGALNGLLYSFAGALDALKTQREGA; encoded by the coding sequence ATGAAACGATCCGACAAGGAACAGCTCGTCGCCGAGTTGCGAGCGAAGCTGGAGGGGGCCACCTCCCTCTACTACACCGACTTCACGGGGCTCAACGTGAAGCGGATGACGGAACTGCGCCGGCGCCTGCGCAGGGCCAAGGTGGAGTACGTCGTCATCAAGAACTCGCTGGCCCTCCGCGCCGTGAACGAAGCCGGGCTCGTCAGCCAGCCGCTGCGCGGGCCCACCGGGCTCGTCGTCGGCAACGACCCGCTCGCCGCGGCGAGGGTGCTCACCGACTTCGCCAAGGAGAACGACCAGCGACCGATCGTGAAGGGCGGCCTGATGGACGGCCGCGCCCTCGATTCGGCGCAGGTCAAGAAGTTGGCGGCCATGCCGTCGCGCGAGCAGATGCTCGCCGAGTTGGGCGCTGGCCTCCAGTCACCGCTCGCCGCCTTCGTGGGCGCGCTGAACGGTCTGCTGTACTCGTTCGCTGGTGCGCTCGACGCGCTGAAGACGCAGCGCGAGGGCGCCTGA
- the rplL gene encoding 50S ribosomal protein L7/L12, producing MANATLSKDDILEAIGNMSVFDLSELIEAFKTKFNVTIAAAPVGGAPAAGGAGAAAAAVEEQTEFDVVLKEAGAKKIQVIKVVRELTGLGLKEAKDLVDGAPQTVKTGVSKDEAAAVKAKLEEQGAAVEVK from the coding sequence ATGGCAAATGCAACGCTGAGCAAGGACGATATCCTCGAGGCGATCGGCAACATGTCGGTCTTCGACCTGTCCGAGCTGATCGAGGCCTTCAAGACGAAGTTCAACGTGACGATCGCCGCCGCCCCGGTGGGCGGCGCGCCGGCCGCCGGCGGCGCCGGTGCGGCGGCTGCGGCCGTCGAAGAGCAGACCGAGTTCGATGTCGTCCTCAAGGAAGCGGGCGCCAAGAAGATCCAGGTCATCAAGGTCGTGCGTGAGCTCACCGGACTCGGCCTCAAGGAGGCCAAGGACCTGGTGGACGGCGCGCCCCAGACCGTGAAGACCGGCGTGTCCAAGGATGAAGCGGCCGCCGTCAAGGCCAAGCTGGAAGAGCAGGGCGCAGCCGTCGAAGTGAAGTGA